The Meles meles chromosome 15, mMelMel3.1 paternal haplotype, whole genome shotgun sequence genome contains the following window.
TTATGGTCATTTTCCAGCTTGAGCAACTGAAgccccagagagggaaagtgacttTTCCTGGTTAGGCAGAAAGGAGGAACAGAGCCATGACTCAAACCCTGCCCTCTGGACTCCTTGCCCAGTGCTCTTTTAACCCCATCACAAGCAGCTCAGGGAAACAAAACCCTGGACCAGAGTCACAATCCCAGAACTGATCTTGGTGCCATGATGGTCAAGCCTTCATTTCAGGCAGAACCGTCCTTCTGCTTTTCCCTTCTCTGCCGAGGGCCCATTTCAAACAGTCAAACTTGAGCCTGGATCCAGGGCTACAGGTTGTCTGGATTGGGGTGTGTGAGCGTGTATGCGTGCACACGTGTACTCACATGTGCTTCTTACGTGcgggaaacagaggcccagaggaagaaggagctCCAGAGGATGTTCTCCATGGTTGGGAGCTGTGGTTGGTGTGGCCTCAGCCCCCAGCTCGGAGATCACCAGCACCCTACCTACATTTCCTTCCCTGGCAGACAGCAGGCAGATGCCCACTCTGACCCAGCAGCTTTCTGGGGAAGGAACAGAATGAGTGAGGAGGAAACAAACAAGGGCAGGCACATGGCACATGTGGCCATGTGTTGTGTGTGCTCTTGGGCATGGGTAGTGACCATGTGTATAGGCATAGGTACGTCCCCGAATCTGTCCTTTTTATGTAGAACTGCCCCACAGAAAGGGGAGAAGTGAAAGGAGACCAGGATTTAAATAATTTCCTCTCGGATCCAGTCATGGGTACATCAGCTTCCGATTGTTAATAAACATGACAGATACAGAGGGCACTGTGGGACACATTTGGCCAGACAGGCATTCCAGAAGCTGCTGTCACCTTCCCTAACCCACTaggtgatcttggacaagtctcctttcttctttctctgggtctcagttttccaTTCCATTAACTGGGATAATTCAACCTGATGGGATGTTAAGATCAAGCAAGGTAGAATATggctgaaagaagaaaaaccactGTGTAAATGAGATGTTTAGTGGAGCTGAGTACGCAGAGACAAGGATACTTTCTCGGAAATGAAAGAGGAAGCCAGAGGGACAAAAGGAGCCCTGAACTGGCAGTCAGACGACCTAGGTGTCAGCCTTACCCGGCTACCCACCAGCTGTGATGCCATGGGCTTGTGGCCTCCCCAATCTTCCCTAGTTGCAAGGTAAGCCAGTGGAAAGGCATCTTTCTGCCTAGGCTGTCAGCCTTCCATCCTGGGCGTGGGTGGCCTGATGCTCTATAGGCTGCCCTCCCCAAGCATTCAGACACAGAGCTGTTGCCCAAGAGTAAGCCTGAATGTTCCACTTGGCCCACTACCCAGGGTCCCAACCGGTATGGCTGGCCACCTCCCTGACCAAGCATCTTACCCAAACCCAAGCAAGACACTTTGGCCCAAGTCATAGAGTCTCTTTTCTCCCAGGAGCTCAACTCCCTTCCCATGGATGGACACATGCTCCTGTCCATTCTGCCCACAGAAGGAAGAAGTGGGATCCAGAGAGAAGATCCAGTTTTCTAAAACACTTTGTTATTGGCTAAAgccagagaggttgagtaactttcCTGGAGTCACACAGGAAGTCAGCTGTAGAGTAAGCAAAAACCTGACCATCCAAACCCGTCACATCCACACCAATCCTTCCCCAGTCCCTTTGGGGATGGGGGCAGTGGGCACATACTACCTTCTTCTTAGATTTCCCTTCTCTCTAAGAAAATGAGAAGTCTAGAACCCCAGGGCAGTCCCAGTCTTGTTTAAAATGTGATTGCAAAACTGCCCCTCCCCATTGCGGGTAATTCTCAGATAAATATTCTTCTCCAACCCCCTAGAGGACGCTGTCTGGTGAGGGCAGCACCCACCAGCCCCAAACTGAGAAGCCCTGACCCACCACCGAACTAGGCTCTGAAGGTCCCCCAAACCACCGGTCTTGTCAGTAGACCCTGGTGCTTCACCATGAGGTGAAAAGCAGCAGGGGAGAATCCCCTGGGAAGGCTCTCACCAGCCAGCTCCTGAGGCtgcccctggggaggggaggtaggCTTGTAGCCCAGATCCTTAAGGATACCAGGGGGTGGGCTGCAGATCCCCAGAGCAGTCTGCGTGTAGGGGCATCCCTTCTGGGAGGTAGAGGCTAAAGGGGTCTGGCAAAACCAGAGCCACCCCTCTGCAGCATCTTAGGCCTCCCAAAACCCAGACCACGCTAAATGCCTGAAGACGAAGTGtacccccccgccccaccgctTCTTCGCTAAAGACAAGATTCCCACATTCCCTCTCTCCACTCCTCACCGAGCCCAAGGGACTCGGGAAGACAAATACTTGTTGCCCATAAAAGTGAACTATGAGGGCTAAAGTCAGACGCGCAGAAGGGTCGCGCCAGGGGTTGGCGGGAGAACAGTCTTGCCTGGGCCAGAGATCTCGACCCTTTGCCCCTACTTTGCACCCTAAGATCCGTACCAAAGCTGTGGCGAAGGTTACTGCCCTTGGAGAGCTCAACCCCGTCTGGACCCTAGGGCTGACCCGGCGGGAATAACTTGCTCCTCGCACACACCCTCATCCTCCCGAAAATCTCCCCGCCACTCACCCACCCACTCCAGCAACCGTCCCCGGGCACAGTGAGGGTGTGCGGCTGGGAGCCGGTACCTGCTTCCTGAGCGCCTCGAAGGCTGCACTGATCGTGTGTACCCGCGTCCGCTCCCTGGCGTTCGCAAGGAGCCTCCGGGTCTGCTGCAGGGCTTTGATCTCCGAGGCAGCGGTGGTCGCTTCGCCCGGCCGTTTCCTAGGCGACGCGTTGGAATCCGGGTGGTTATTGTAAATTACGTGTGAAATTGACGAGTAAGAACTTTCCCCGGGGCGCGTGGGGGGCGCGGGGCGCACGGAAGACTCCGGGGGCGCAGGGGGCGCCGACGGCGTGGGGCGTGCAGGCGGTGCGCACAGCAAGATACGGGGACGAAGGCCGGGCTCCCGGAAAGGTTGCGCCTCGGGACCCCCGGGTACTTGGCCCTGGGGCGCCGgaggtggtggcggcggcggcggcgtggGGAGTCCCGGCCCCACTGCGCCCAGGGCGAAGCCGCGCTTCCGCGCGTCGGAGACCTCCGGCGCCCGAGCGCCCCGGCGCTCCTCAGCCGGGTCCGCGCCCCCACCTGAGGGAACAGCCGGCGCCAGCGGGGCTGGCACCGGGGCCGCGACCGGCTGCAGCCTCTGGGTCCTGTCGCGCAGCCCGTTGGTGGCGGTGGCGCCGTGCTCCGGCGCTTCCAAGTCCAATCGGAAAGTTTTATAGCCGTTCGCGCGCCTCGCCGGCTCCTTGCCTTTCCGCTTGAGCTTCTTGAGGCCGTTCAGCTCCTTCACGCACACGGTCTTCCACGGCCCGTCCTCGAGAACCGGGATGTGCTTCATGGCGCGGGCAGCGCGCGAGGCAGGGGCGTGGGGCTGCCCGGGCCGCGCGCCCGCCGCGCTCGCTCTGCACGCTGCGCGCCGGCTCTGCCGGGGCGGCCGCCGCGCTCAGCGCCTGGGAGTCTCGGGCTCTCCCCCCGCTCGCgccgccctcctccctccctttctccccctcgCCCGGGGCAGCTGCGCCGCCGGCTCCGCGAAGCCGCCGGGCTGTCCGTTCCCGGAGCGCTCAGAGTGTCATCTGAAGTCGCAGCCGCCTTGCCAGCATTTCTGGAGAACGCCCGCTGCGCTCCATCTGTGTTTGTTTAGCCTCAGTTTACACAGAAGCCCAGTTCGCGAGATCAGTCAGCGCCGCCGCCCGGAGAGGAGGcagctcccgccgccgccgcctccccagCCCCGGCCGCCCGAGCCGCGAGCGCCTTTAAAGAAACAGGAAGCATTTTTCAAAACAGCTGGGCTGCCGGCCGCCTCCTTTGTCCGCGTCCTCtctacctccccccacccccatcccttctgtCCAGAACCTGCCTCCTCTGactctccctccccgcccctcctcaAGTCCGGGGCGCTTCTCTTTTCCCCAGAGGGACCGTCAGCTCCCCCGCAGAACTACCCCGAGCACGTGGCTTTCTGGGTCCTTCGGCCCTTCCCCAGATCCGAGCTGACCTTCTCTACCCAACCTAGCTGACCTCTGAGGGACCTTCTGCACCCAGCACCTCCCCGTCCCAAATCACCaattgagaaaaaaacaaaaacaaaaaacggagcGGGGACTTCTGCAAGGGGAAGGTGAGGGGGcctgctgggggaagggaaaggccCTGAGTTGCCCAGACCCGCACTCCCACAGCTCCACAACCCCACCCACTGGTCACTTGCTggagcagggaggccaggagTAGAAGGCCTAGGctctagggaaactgaggctcagaaaaggcaTGTGCTTTCCCCACTCACACTGCGAGTCAGAGAGGCTGGGGAGAGTGGACACTTCGGATTCAGGTAGACCTGGCATCCGTGAGATTCTGAAGGCACCTCACCCCAGGCTGCCTGCTAAGCCCGGATTTGCTTATCAATGAAATGAGAAGTGTGCAGAGCATAGTGCCTAAGTCCCAGGCTTGCTGCTGTGAGCAACTAAACCCGGGGCACACAGGAGGTACTGGTCAAATGACGGCTCTGCTTATGAATGTTACTAATAACAGGGACAGAGTAGCTCCTAGAGGCAGATTTCCTAGGTtcaaccccagctctgccacttacaaactgagtgaccttgggcaagtcactgcacctctctgtgcctccctttcctcagctgtaaaaggGAGGTAACAATCGAACCTTCCCCTGGAGGGGGGGTGGAAATTGAGAGTATGTGTGCCAGGGCTCAGAGCCAGGCTGGTGCTAAGGGAGAGCTTTGCACATGCCCACTAGCACGGGCAGGGAGCAGAGGTCGACTTCCCAGACCTTCGATCCTCAGTGCCAGCCCCCTGGAGATTCTGGAAAGAAGAGGTCAACCTAGGGAGCTCTTACCCAAGGCCCATTTCCCCAAGTCTGCCCTGGAGGACCAGCACAGGGCCTCAGCCCTCCCGGGTCCCTTCTCTGCGGCAGTTCCTCCTAAAGGCCATGACGGGCACATGGAGCAGTTTGGGAGAAGAAGACGGACCCTCTATCCTGGTTGTGGGCTCTGGCCTGTGCAGCCAGTGGAACCTCATCTTTCTGTTTCAGTCCTTCACTCCTGCTCCCTGGTGGGGCTTCTCCTGTGAAAaggcaggagggggcaggtggCGTGGTGGCCTGTGGcatgcagggtcctgggagatAGGATGGTAGTCCAGGCAGAAgtctggggcaggagcacagAGCTGGGGCCAGGAGCCCATGATAGACCTTGGCTTTTCAACTATTGAGCCTCATAACTATAGGCCAGACATTTTTATCCCATTAGagttctgttttctcctctgtccttAAGGATATTTCTGTCCAGTCAACCTCTCAGGGAAGCTGGAAAAGTAAAAAGAGATTGGAGATATAAAATGACTTTGACCTAGGGCTTCAAAGGCACGTTCATGTGTACACATTCACACTCATGGAGGCAAGCAGTTTTCTGACTATAGTAAATCCTGAACCTCATTTTTTCCACCAAGAGGACTCTTCATAATGTATGGGCCTCCTGAGGCACACCCCTCCATGCATGCCCAGCATCTTCCCgcaccttccttctctcttgtAAGACCAAGGGTGTGCCCCAGAGAGGAGCCCTTGTTCATCTGCTGTCTCCCCACCCAGTCCCGGGACCCTAACACCTTGCCTTTTGCTCACAGGTCTCCTACATCTCTCCTCTGCAGAGCATGCTCTTCCTCACCCTTTGATGACTGGCTACAGTGTCTCCTCCTCCTGTAAACCTGGGCGGACCCCCAGAGGTCCCTGTCGCCCTTGCTGGCCTCTGCAAAGGCTCCCTCACAAGTCTGGCTGCAATCTGTCCTCTATTGAGGACCTGGCTGGCCCCCTAGTTTGTGAGCTCCTGGAAGCCCACAgtctccttcctccctgtctccaAGAGTTGGTGCTCAGGAGACCTTTGCTGGAGGACAGCCAGCTCTCCTGTCCTTTACATTCTCCAGAACTCAAGCAGAGGCTGAGATCTGTGCTTGCCCTTTCCTTGTGCGTCTAGTCAGTCAGTGGCAGACATGGGAGCAAAACCAGGCACCCCACCCTCACCCAGAGCTGCAGGGGTGCTCTCTAAGCCTCAGAGTCCTCACCTACAGAGATCATGCTATTGTGCCTCATAGGGCAGTCACGGGGCTTACATGAGGCTGCTGGTACAGCTTTGTCCATAGTGACCATGTAGAGTGAGCGGTGGCCTTAGGCACCTCCTGTTTGCAGACCGCCTGGGCTCCTTGCATCCCAGCATCTGCTTGGGGAACAGTTGCGGGCTGGGGTGTCTATAGCTAGTTGGGGTGGCTAGCTTGGAAGTCACTGGCAGGACTGAAAAATCAGGCTGTGCTCCAGGGAAAGCACCTATGTTGGCTGAGTATCAAAGGCTCCACTCATGCTGCCTGAGCCCCTCACCGGCTCTCCCCCAAACTATAGAAGGTCGCTGGAATCCCATGATGCTCGTTTTCTGGGCATTATCCCCTTGGTCATAAGATGGAATGCGTATACAAGAGCAGGAGGCAAACTGTAAAGGGCCCAAGTGAAGCGGAGGGTCCCTGTTAATATCATTCCCAGCCTACCAGGTGGCAGATCTTCAAGGCCCAGGCTAGCCGCCCATAGACCCCCAGCCTCAGGGTAAACTTGCATCCCAGGGCTCCTGATTCTGCGTTCCCTCAGCCTCCTTGGAAAATGTGGGGGGCGGGACGGGGGGGCGGAACGAGCGAGAGCAGCCAGGCAGCGCCCCCTGGTGGTATGATGCTGCCTGTACCGCACATCTCCCTGCAAGGAACTTGCACGTTTCGAAGCTGCCAGTGATAGCCTTGTGATGACAGTAATGCGGATTTTATGAAATCGTAGAGTTGCCAGGGTAAAAGGACTCTTGAGGCTCAAGGTAGTCTCACCCTCTGCTTGGGATGGCACTACACAGACACCCCAAGAAAACCTATGCCCTACGTTAAAAACATTCCCCCACTGACTCAACTGTTGGATGTTACTCTGAGCTAGCACGTTCGTGCCATTGGGAGGGTCCACATCCCCTGGATGGCTGTTCCAAAGAACAAGAACGAagctggaaagggaaagaaaggcaagAGCTCTGGGTCTTAGGCCCCTGAGAACAAATACTAGACAGTCAGTCAGCAATCATTACTTCCACGCAGGGACTGATGACAGGCTCTGTTTCTCTAAATCCTTACGATGACCCAAGGAGGTaaacccattctacagatgaggaaactattCCCAGAGTCAAAACCTTGCCAGCAGAAAGGAAATAACCAAAGTGGGCTTTGAGCCCAGGGCAACTGACCCAAACTCCCAAGCTTTAATTATCATGCTTTGCTGCCTCCTGAGATCTTAGGGACTTGCATTTGGGGGACTGAGAAGCTGGGCTACATATAGTGCTGGCCTCTTCGGCATCCTCCCTGTCCCTGCACGTGCTGCCAGCCTGGGTGAGCTGCTTGCTGTCCACCTCTCAGCCGAAGCCACTGGCCTCCCTTTGGACCAGCCCAGTGCTCCAGCTCGTTCCAAGTCAGGATCAGATGCCAGGGCCCCACTTCTGGACCTTCGAGGGTCTCAGGCATATGGATCTCAGATCTTGGCATCCAAGCACTGGAGCCCTCCCAGTACTGCTGAGTGGAACCTGCCCAGAAAGTTCTTGGTGCCCACACAACACCCATGGGTGAGGATAGGACAGCTTGGCAGGGTGACATCCAGCGATTGCCATCTTCTTATCTAGATGGGATGGAACCTTGGACTCTTGCTGCATGAAATTCTATATTCCTGAATCTGGAGTCTTCATTGCTGGCTGTCCCGATTGTTCCAAAATGGGTGTGTCTATCAGCTAATCAAGAAAGTGgtgaagaggggtgcctgggtggttcagtgggttaaagcctctgcctttggctcagatcatgatctcaggatcctgggatcgagccccgcattgggctctctgctcagcggggagcctgcttcctcctcctcctctcgctctgcctgcttgtggtctctgtcaaataaataaataaaatctttgaaaaaaaaatttaaaagttaaaaaaaaaaagaaagggtcgAAGAGTGGAAACTGGATTGGTGGAAGGAAATGGGCTACATATGACTAGAGCACCCAGTCATCCTCACAGCAGCCCTAGATAGGGTCACCCAGGACAGTGAGCAAAAAGTAGGATACTAAGCCTGAGGGCCCCCAAagcccctccctggctcccagTCACAGGGTCCACATGGCCACCATTAATCAGCAGGACACTGGTCCAGGGGACGGGGATGAGACATCCGTGCAGGGAACTCTTTTAGACTCactttcccctcttccctctacCTTCCTCCATCCAAGTGATCTTTGCACCGGCTCTTCCCTTTGCTGTGCTCTGCCCCCAGGTATCCTCATGGctcattccctctccccttccgGGGTTTCTGTGTCACCTTAGTGAGGCTGTCTTTGAGCACCCAGGTAGAGTTTGTGTCCCCCTTTCCCTTATCCCTTTTCCCTGCTTTCATTTTTCAAGCACTTACCTGAGGGCAGGGGTTTTGGCCTGCCTGGTCCACTGCTGTATCCCAGCCTCTGGAACAatccctggcacacagtaggcgctcagAAAGTACTGGCTGAATGAACAAAGGCCCGCTGCGCAGCTGGGATATTGACTCGCTCAACTTTCACCCAACCAGCTGCTTTGACAGAAGAGCAAGTGGATCCCAAGACAGAGCCTGTCCTGTACAGGAATGGCTGCTCCGACCACGGGAAATGGGTACGCCTGACAGATTCCGCCTCTTTTCTCTGACTTTTGGCCTCTCTGCTGATAAATTGAGTGGAGGAGGATGGGTTTTAATCAGCAGTTGTCACTCATCTGACAAATGTTGGACCCACTCAGGTCTCATGATGGGACCGTGGCAGAGAGATAAAGTGTCCAAATCGGGAGCCCCAGTGCAAACAACAGACTGATCCCATCCCCTACTTGGTCCACCTCTGACAAATCAGTTTGCATTCATAAGTCACCAACtgaggctggggatacagcagtgaggAGAGCAAACAGCCCTGCCCACAGAGGGTGGACATTCCGGAGGGGGAAGGCGTGATGTCCAACCTCAAGGGGCTCCTGGTCCAGTAGAAGAATAACTAAAGCCTGACAAGAGCTCCAAGACAGGGTGCACAGGGCTCCATGCTGCAGGAATAGCCATGCGAGTTCTGAGCGTGGTGGAATAACTCTGGGAGACTGCCTGGAGGAAGGGACATTTAAACCATGCTGGAGAGCACTGGGACTCGGCTCAGCAGGCCGCCTCCCTGACAAACACCCATGGCTTGCTCCC
Protein-coding sequences here:
- the ATOH8 gene encoding protein atonal homolog 8, encoding MKHIPVLEDGPWKTVCVKELNGLKKLKRKGKEPARRANGYKTFRLDLEAPEHGATATNGLRDRTQRLQPVAAPVPAPLAPAVPSGGGADPAEERRGARAPEVSDARKRGFALGAVGPGLPTPPPPPPPPAPQGQVPGGPEAQPFREPGLRPRILLCAPPARPTPSAPPAPPESSVRPAPPTRPGESSYSSISHVIYNNHPDSNASPRKRPGEATTAASEIKALQQTRRLLANARERTRVHTISAAFEALRKQVPCYSYGQKLSKLAILRIACNYILSLARLADLDYSADHSNLSFSECVQRCTRTLQAEGRAKKRKE